In the genome of Deinococcus yavapaiensis KR-236, one region contains:
- a CDS encoding ABC transporter permease, which translates to MRLAFVWKVASKELLSTWRDRRTLTSVILLPLIMIPLFTIGFPLLIGRSLTGQQEARQKVGVVGTLPSELRTLLTRDVKAPGGAVTQAGVTLVPVTDPLRAVRDGDVEAALEVPANLPVTAGSAPRKVKVYSNANNQRVQAGAANKIREAVRAFNDSLVARGLAARGLNASFLAPVSTTDVDASNPSEKSGGALAFIIPFFLLQFIMSGAMPPAIDSTAGEKERGTLEVLLVSPVRRLEVVVGKLLATTVFAVVTAIFGTLGFLLAGPVGRLVIPPSQLEGALTASFGGTLSVSVGGFLTLLAIALTSALLLSALLIAISVFARSFREAQTYLTPVMLLLIVPLIALQFSDFLTKSAALYAIPIFGGALAILDIVRGTLEASHAVSAIASNLAFTLIFTLFALRSFRREQVIFRT; encoded by the coding sequence GTGAGACTCGCGTTCGTCTGGAAAGTGGCCTCGAAGGAGCTGCTGTCGACGTGGCGCGACCGCCGCACCCTCACCAGCGTCATCCTGCTGCCGCTCATCATGATTCCGCTTTTCACAATCGGCTTTCCGCTCCTCATCGGCCGAAGTCTCACGGGTCAGCAGGAGGCGCGGCAGAAAGTCGGCGTGGTCGGCACCTTGCCGAGCGAACTGCGAACCTTGCTGACGCGCGACGTGAAAGCGCCGGGCGGCGCGGTGACGCAAGCGGGCGTGACGCTCGTGCCCGTCACCGACCCCCTGCGCGCCGTTCGCGACGGGGACGTCGAGGCGGCGCTCGAAGTTCCCGCGAACCTCCCCGTCACCGCCGGAAGCGCGCCTCGCAAGGTCAAGGTATACAGCAACGCGAACAACCAGCGCGTGCAAGCCGGGGCCGCCAACAAGATTCGCGAGGCGGTGCGCGCCTTCAACGACTCGCTCGTCGCGCGCGGCCTCGCGGCGCGCGGCTTGAACGCCTCGTTCCTCGCGCCCGTCTCGACGACGGACGTGGACGCCAGCAATCCGTCCGAGAAGAGCGGCGGCGCCCTCGCGTTCATCATTCCGTTCTTTTTGCTGCAGTTCATCATGTCGGGCGCGATGCCGCCCGCGATCGACTCCACGGCGGGCGAGAAAGAGCGAGGCACGCTCGAAGTGCTGCTCGTGTCACCCGTGAGACGCCTCGAAGTCGTCGTCGGCAAATTGCTCGCCACGACGGTCTTCGCGGTCGTCACCGCGATCTTCGGCACGCTGGGCTTTTTGCTCGCGGGACCCGTCGGTCGGCTCGTCATTCCCCCGAGTCAACTCGAAGGAGCGCTCACGGCGAGCTTCGGCGGAACGCTCAGCGTGTCCGTCGGAGGGTTCCTGACGCTGCTCGCCATCGCCCTCACGAGCGCGCTGCTGCTCTCGGCCCTCTTGATCGCCATCTCCGTCTTCGCTCGTTCGTTCCGCGAAGCGCAGACCTACCTCACGCCCGTGATGCTGCTGCTCATCGTTCCGCTGATCGCCTTGCAGTTCTCGGACTTTCTCACCAAGAGCGCGGCCTTGTACGCCATTCCGATCTTCGGCGGCGCGCTCGCGATCCTCGACATCGTGCGCGGCACCTTGGAAGCCTCCCACGCCGTGTCCGCCATCGCCTCGAACCTCGCGTTCACGCTGATCTTCACGCTGTTCGCGCTTCGCAGCTTCCGCCGCGAACAAGTCATCTTCCGCACCTGA
- a CDS encoding DUF3084 domain-containing protein: MFLLFLGFVVVLSGFVAYAADNIARKVGRKHVRLFGLRPKTSALIVAVVSGMGISFASVLAFGLLNRQALRNIEQADRLRAELKVLRGELDPLRRTVDETRRALTVVRGERDEAERQSRELERQRLAAVAERDRVAAQAASLRLSVDTLTKRRAELEAQAARSAKSLRSANERLQHATGDLETAKADLARLEEARASLELAAEQASARVSKAQRQASDARALATREQARASEASATAELAQADAATAKDEVESVRVEVSVVREQARLAQAQLKSARAQLRGAEARVRAAREQVAVANRQAEDARRQATLARQQSTEAQRQAALARQQASDARQQVRTITSQAQAARLDAENVAKAASEAAKRAAILGEQTQTLLVEGQRLTRERDRLRAERDAALQEARAQQQVRNRLLSDNESLRLDLQSAQVQQQRLQDDVRRAQTELSDRARGDLAYSKNDLVDAYVVASVLNLPEAVASAQAKASSRGARGAPPAFLPRDVQSQLQARLRGLNTSALVVFRAATNVVPGYPVELAVEAYPNRLLYRRAAPIVTTTIDMSVGYARARQQLLDAVTDAVVTLERSGVPFENIRGGGLSDTETFEFLSNLGGRIGVKVAIAARGDVRPGADVDLYPLVVP, translated from the coding sequence GTGTTCCTGCTGTTCCTCGGCTTCGTCGTCGTCTTGTCGGGATTCGTCGCTTACGCCGCCGACAACATCGCCCGAAAAGTCGGTCGCAAGCACGTTCGGCTGTTCGGACTTCGGCCGAAGACGAGCGCCTTGATCGTGGCAGTCGTGAGCGGCATGGGCATTTCGTTCGCGTCGGTCCTCGCGTTCGGCCTGCTCAATCGACAGGCCCTTCGCAACATCGAGCAGGCCGACCGCTTGCGCGCCGAGTTGAAGGTGCTGCGCGGCGAACTCGATCCGCTGCGGCGCACCGTCGACGAGACGCGCCGAGCCTTGACGGTCGTGCGCGGCGAACGTGACGAAGCCGAGCGGCAATCACGCGAACTCGAACGCCAACGGCTCGCGGCGGTCGCCGAACGCGACCGCGTCGCCGCGCAGGCGGCCAGCTTGCGCTTGAGCGTGGACACGCTCACGAAACGCCGCGCCGAACTCGAAGCGCAAGCGGCAAGAAGCGCCAAGAGCTTGCGAAGCGCGAACGAACGCCTTCAGCACGCCACGGGAGACCTCGAAACGGCCAAGGCGGACCTCGCTCGTCTCGAAGAGGCGCGCGCCAGTTTGGAATTGGCCGCCGAGCAGGCGTCGGCGCGCGTTTCCAAGGCGCAGCGGCAAGCCTCGGACGCTCGGGCTCTCGCGACGCGCGAGCAGGCTCGCGCGTCCGAGGCGAGCGCGACCGCCGAGCTCGCCCAAGCCGACGCCGCGACGGCGAAGGACGAAGTCGAGTCGGTGCGGGTCGAGGTGAGTGTCGTGCGTGAGCAGGCCCGCTTGGCTCAAGCGCAATTGAAGTCGGCGCGCGCGCAGTTGCGAGGGGCCGAGGCGCGCGTTCGCGCGGCGCGCGAGCAGGTGGCCGTCGCCAATCGTCAAGCCGAGGACGCACGCCGTCAAGCCACGCTCGCGCGGCAGCAATCGACCGAGGCGCAGCGCCAAGCCGCGCTCGCGCGTCAACAAGCGTCGGACGCGCGCCAGCAAGTCCGAACCATCACCTCGCAAGCTCAGGCAGCTCGACTCGACGCCGAGAACGTGGCCAAGGCGGCGTCCGAGGCGGCCAAGCGCGCGGCGATCCTCGGCGAGCAGACGCAAACGCTCCTCGTCGAAGGCCAGCGCTTGACGCGCGAGCGCGACCGCCTGCGCGCCGAGCGTGACGCCGCCTTGCAAGAAGCGCGCGCTCAGCAGCAAGTTCGTAATCGCCTTCTGAGCGACAACGAGTCGTTGCGCCTCGATTTGCAAAGCGCGCAGGTGCAGCAGCAGCGATTGCAGGACGACGTGCGCCGCGCGCAGACGGAACTGTCGGACCGTGCGCGGGGTGACCTCGCTTACTCGAAAAACGACCTCGTCGACGCTTACGTCGTGGCGTCGGTCCTGAACTTGCCCGAGGCGGTCGCGTCCGCGCAAGCCAAGGCGTCCTCACGAGGCGCGCGAGGCGCGCCGCCCGCCTTCTTGCCCAGAGACGTGCAGTCGCAGTTGCAAGCGAGATTGCGCGGTCTCAACACGTCCGCGCTCGTCGTGTTTCGCGCGGCGACGAACGTCGTTCCCGGCTACCCCGTGGAACTCGCGGTCGAAGCGTACCCCAACCGTTTGCTGTACCGCCGCGCCGCGCCGATCGTCACGACGACCATCGACATGAGCGTCGGTTACGCCCGTGCGCGCCAGCAACTTCTCGACGCCGTCACGGACGCGGTCGTGACGCTGGAGCGCAGCGGCGTTCCCTTCGAGAACATTCGCGGCGGCGGTCTGAGCGACACGGAAACGTTCGAGTTCTTGTCGAACCTCGGCGGGCGAATCGGCGTCAAGGTGGCGATCGCAGCGCGCGGCGACGTGCGCCCCGGCGCGGACGTCGACCTCTACCCGCTGGTGGTGCCGTGA
- a CDS encoding MalY/PatB family protein — MPFSFDVEESVVRHPASAKWSMFAEDVLPLWVADMDFPVAPPIVEALRRRLDLGLGYSPFEGEKTLVDALTARHGVAREGLMLLPGVVSGLYASVRTFASPGEEVMSHVPIYPPFMSAIRDTDRAPILVPLVEGANRYEIDFDAMQASVTPATRLLMLCNPHNPTGRTWTREELERVAEFALRHRLWVVSDELHADLTLDGGFVAFASLAAEVAARTVTLTGPCKAFNTAGLGIGAAVSSNAALIARMKKVAAGTGHPSALAQTMWHAAITEGEPWLRDVLNVLRARRDFLADLVRARLPEARFLAPQATYLAWLDLRALNLPTTAGAFLLERAKVALNDGPTFGPSYEGFARLNFATSEAVLAEAIERIVRAIRS, encoded by the coding sequence ATGCCTTTCTCCTTCGACGTCGAAGAATCGGTCGTTCGGCATCCCGCGTCCGCCAAGTGGTCGATGTTCGCCGAGGACGTGCTTCCGCTTTGGGTGGCGGACATGGACTTCCCGGTGGCACCGCCGATCGTGGAGGCCCTGCGGCGACGCCTCGACCTCGGGCTGGGCTACTCGCCGTTCGAGGGTGAGAAGACCCTCGTGGACGCGTTGACGGCGCGTCACGGCGTGGCCCGCGAAGGGTTGATGCTGCTGCCGGGCGTCGTGTCGGGCCTCTACGCGTCGGTGCGGACGTTTGCCTCCCCGGGCGAGGAGGTGATGTCGCACGTTCCGATCTACCCGCCGTTCATGTCGGCGATTCGAGACACCGACCGCGCGCCGATCCTCGTCCCGCTCGTCGAGGGAGCGAATCGCTACGAGATCGACTTCGACGCGATGCAAGCGAGCGTGACGCCCGCGACGCGCCTCTTGATGCTGTGCAATCCTCACAACCCCACGGGCCGCACGTGGACGCGCGAGGAACTGGAGCGGGTCGCCGAGTTCGCCCTGCGGCACCGCCTGTGGGTGGTGTCCGACGAACTTCACGCCGACCTCACGCTCGACGGCGGCTTCGTCGCGTTCGCGAGTCTCGCCGCCGAGGTGGCGGCGAGGACGGTGACGCTCACGGGACCGTGCAAGGCCTTCAACACGGCGGGCCTCGGCATCGGAGCGGCCGTCTCGTCGAACGCCGCGCTGATCGCGCGCATGAAGAAGGTCGCGGCGGGCACCGGACATCCGAGCGCCCTCGCGCAGACGATGTGGCACGCGGCGATCACCGAAGGGGAGCCTTGGCTGCGGGACGTGCTGAACGTCTTGCGCGCCCGACGCGACTTCCTCGCCGACCTCGTGCGCGCCCGCTTGCCCGAAGCGCGCTTTCTCGCGCCCCAGGCGACGTACCTCGCGTGGCTGGACTTGCGCGCCTTGAACTTGCCGACGACGGCCGGCGCGTTTCTTCTGGAGCGCGCCAAGGTCGCCCTCAACGACGGCCCGACTTTCGGGCCGAGCTACGAGGGCTTCGCTCGCCTCAACTTCGCGACGAGCGAGGCGGTACTCGCCGAGGCCATAGAGCGAATCGTTCGGGCGATTCGCTCCTAA
- a CDS encoding BamA/OMP85 family outer membrane protein produces the protein MRNFITIGLTAALVSAPLAQAQQATLDDIVVVGANDLLANFLRVSLSVQPGVPLSSVNLRAVELETVNSGFFRSATAELRTENGRQVLRITVVPNASISSVSITGASFIPIEQITAFLEQRLNIASGATLNTARIEESKDLLRQAYRDNGFPFSPGVSAEVRPSDAGVTVNYIIDEKAPVSRVEVTGNTQLPNDVVQEAFRPLVQGGTFNPQAYQQGLLAVARAYSDRGFAGSGPDASQVTLENGVLKIALREVQVASVDTSALGNVAGVTLTTRQGGLLNQNVLAADIRSLSNAVGKPVTIQVRGDAQNPFLANVAFVVSDQQSGPVREIRIAGATAVPVDDIARVLSVRVGDTFNQEIAQLDYRNIQRLYNSRGFEISTRDPISYQDGVLTFAIREVRIGGYELSFQGTRNTQDRVILRELPDVGTVFNANDFRRGIERLIRTGLVKPPQVTSRVDPLNPENLIFTLALQEQQTGVFTPSLSYDTINGFSGELALSGNNLFGLGYGYAVGVSAAPNPVGEVLSANAQFTIPWLDFDFLDFRRNRTSLTVNLATTVTANNPINDPSKPAAQQRTGREYTQRATGGGISIGRSITPELAVGFNVSTQYTTNRLEPLATGETSDYTNEQASALVPEPGLTTFFGVSANYDNANSPEFPTSGVRANSSAGYGFGSQGTTGLSFTQLTGGARTYFGLGNTLPDGTQQQAVALRVNGGTIIGSSPASQQFILGGSNTNEALTLRGYDAGTFAGKNFISASAEYRYNFNLNAGFAQGLYGVVFADVGDAWNNASDFGLNVGYGVGVQLNLGIGSTLLPALRFDYGFSPANPRGKFSFRLGNFF, from the coding sequence ATGCGGAATTTCATTACAATCGGCTTGACCGCCGCGCTCGTGAGCGCGCCCCTCGCCCAAGCTCAGCAAGCGACACTCGACGACATCGTCGTCGTCGGTGCGAACGACCTGCTCGCCAACTTTCTGCGCGTGTCGCTGAGCGTTCAGCCCGGCGTACCGTTGTCGAGCGTGAACTTGCGGGCCGTGGAACTCGAAACCGTCAACTCCGGGTTCTTCCGTTCGGCGACCGCAGAACTTCGCACGGAGAACGGACGGCAGGTCCTGAGAATCACGGTGGTGCCGAACGCCTCCATCTCGAGCGTCTCGATCACCGGCGCGAGCTTCATTCCCATCGAGCAGATCACCGCCTTTTTGGAGCAGCGACTCAACATCGCCTCGGGCGCGACCCTCAACACGGCCCGCATCGAGGAAAGCAAAGACCTGCTGCGTCAAGCGTACCGAGACAACGGCTTTCCGTTCTCGCCGGGAGTGTCCGCCGAAGTTCGACCGAGCGACGCGGGCGTCACCGTCAACTACATCATCGACGAGAAAGCCCCCGTTTCACGCGTCGAAGTGACGGGCAACACCCAGTTGCCGAACGACGTCGTGCAGGAAGCCTTCCGTCCCCTCGTGCAAGGCGGAACCTTCAATCCGCAGGCGTATCAGCAAGGCCTCTTGGCCGTCGCCCGCGCTTACTCCGACCGAGGCTTCGCGGGCAGTGGGCCCGACGCTTCGCAAGTCACCCTCGAAAACGGCGTGCTGAAGATCGCGCTACGCGAAGTGCAAGTCGCGAGCGTCGACACGAGCGCGCTCGGAAACGTCGCGGGCGTCACCCTTACGACGCGCCAAGGCGGCTTGCTCAACCAAAACGTCCTCGCCGCCGACATTCGCAGCTTGTCCAACGCCGTCGGCAAACCCGTGACGATCCAAGTGCGCGGCGACGCGCAAAATCCCTTCCTCGCCAACGTCGCGTTCGTCGTGAGCGATCAGCAAAGCGGCCCCGTGCGCGAAATTCGCATCGCGGGCGCGACGGCCGTGCCCGTCGACGACATCGCGCGCGTGCTGTCCGTGCGCGTTGGCGACACGTTCAATCAAGAAATCGCGCAGCTCGACTACCGCAACATCCAGCGGTTGTACAACTCGCGCGGCTTCGAAATTAGCACCCGCGACCCCATCTCGTATCAAGACGGCGTCTTGACGTTCGCGATTCGCGAAGTGCGCATCGGCGGGTACGAGTTGAGCTTTCAAGGCACCCGCAACACCCAAGACCGCGTGATCTTGCGCGAACTGCCCGACGTCGGCACGGTGTTCAACGCGAACGATTTCCGGCGTGGCATCGAGCGTCTCATTCGCACGGGCCTCGTGAAGCCGCCGCAAGTCACGAGCCGCGTCGACCCCCTCAACCCCGAGAACCTCATCTTCACGCTGGCGTTGCAAGAGCAGCAGACCGGCGTGTTCACCCCCTCGTTGTCGTACGACACCATCAACGGCTTCTCGGGCGAGCTCGCGCTGTCGGGCAACAACTTGTTCGGCCTCGGCTACGGATACGCGGTCGGCGTCAGCGCCGCGCCGAATCCCGTCGGTGAAGTGCTGTCGGCGAACGCGCAGTTCACCATTCCGTGGTTGGACTTCGACTTCCTCGACTTCCGCCGCAACCGCACCTCCCTCACGGTGAATCTCGCCACGACCGTCACGGCGAACAATCCGATCAACGACCCCAGCAAACCTGCCGCGCAGCAACGCACGGGGCGCGAGTACACGCAACGCGCGACGGGCGGAGGCATCTCGATCGGGCGCAGCATCACGCCGGAGCTCGCCGTGGGCTTCAACGTCTCGACGCAGTACACCACCAACCGCCTCGAGCCGCTCGCGACGGGCGAAACGAGCGACTACACCAACGAGCAGGCGAGCGCCCTCGTGCCCGAGCCGGGCCTCACGACCTTCTTCGGCGTGAGCGCCAACTACGACAACGCCAACTCACCCGAGTTTCCCACGTCGGGCGTGCGGGCCAACAGCAGCGCCGGGTACGGCTTCGGCTCGCAAGGCACCACGGGCCTGAGCTTCACGCAACTTACGGGCGGCGCCCGCACCTACTTCGGGCTCGGCAACACCCTTCCGGACGGCACCCAGCAGCAAGCGGTCGCGCTGCGCGTCAACGGCGGCACCATCATCGGGTCCTCTCCGGCGTCGCAGCAATTCATCCTCGGTGGCTCGAACACCAACGAGGCGCTCACGCTGCGCGGTTACGACGCGGGCACCTTCGCCGGCAAGAACTTCATCTCGGCAAGCGCCGAGTACCGCTACAACTTCAACCTCAACGCGGGCTTCGCGCAAGGCTTGTACGGCGTCGTGTTCGCCGACGTCGGCGACGCCTGGAACAACGCCTCGGATTTCGGCTTGAACGTCGGGTACGGCGTCGGCGTGCAGCTCAACCTCGGCATCGGCTCGACCTTGCTGCCCGCGCTGCGCTTCGACTACGGCTTCAGCCCCGCCAATCCGCGCGGCAAGTTCAGCTTCCGCCTCGGCAACTTCTTCTAA
- a CDS encoding ATP-binding cassette domain-containing protein: MLTITNLSKRYGSFQALRNISFAASEGEIFGLLGPNGAGKTTLLRILATLLDASDGTATIAGRDIRKDPEGVRRSIGVVNGGMGLYDRLTGREILRYFAGFYGMTDAQTDRRIDELDEVLGLRETLDRRTGEFSTGMKQKIVIARAVIHDPAVLILDEAASGLDVLARRALLDFVAAYRAPGKLVLYSTHVMAEVEEVCDRVAIIDHGELLVVDAVQGVLARTGERSLERAFFALLHERASSALSGTVKA, encoded by the coding sequence ATGCTTACCATCACGAACCTTTCGAAGCGCTACGGAAGCTTCCAGGCGCTTCGAAACATCTCCTTCGCCGCGTCCGAAGGCGAGATCTTCGGCCTGCTCGGTCCCAACGGGGCGGGGAAGACGACGCTGCTCCGAATCCTCGCGACCCTGCTCGACGCCTCGGACGGCACCGCGACCATCGCGGGACGTGACATTCGCAAAGACCCGGAAGGCGTACGGCGCTCGATCGGCGTCGTGAACGGCGGGATGGGCTTGTACGACCGCCTCACGGGCCGCGAGATCTTGAGGTACTTCGCGGGCTTCTACGGCATGACCGACGCCCAAACGGACCGCCGCATCGACGAACTCGACGAGGTGCTCGGCCTTCGCGAAACGCTCGATCGACGCACGGGCGAGTTCAGCACCGGCATGAAGCAAAAGATCGTGATCGCCCGAGCCGTCATTCACGATCCCGCCGTGCTGATCCTCGACGAGGCGGCGTCGGGCTTGGACGTGCTCGCTCGGCGAGCCCTGCTCGACTTCGTGGCGGCTTACCGCGCTCCGGGCAAGCTCGTGCTGTACTCGACGCACGTCATGGCGGAAGTCGAGGAGGTGTGCGACCGCGTGGCGATCATCGATCATGGCGAGTTGCTCGTGGTGGACGCCGTGCAAGGCGTGCTCGCCCGAACGGGTGAACGCAGCTTGGAGCGCGCGTTCTTCGCGCTGCTGCACGAACGAGCCTCGAGCGCCCTTTCGGGAACGGTGAAGGCGTGA
- the lptB gene encoding LPS export ABC transporter ATP-binding protein gives MTATETVTRTFVQTPTLSAQGLFKTYGRRSVVKGVDLEISRGEIVALFGPNGAGKTTTFYMMVGFVRPNAGRITLGGQDVTKLPMHRRARLGLGYLPQEPSAFRRMTARDNLLAILEYQKLAKAEQERRADELLDEFGLTRVANNLALSLSGGERRRLEIARALTTDPDFILLDEPFTGVDPKSVREIQRLIRDLRERRGLGVFITDHNVRETMALTDRVYLMYDGEVTFSGTPDSFGRNADVRARYLGDDFEL, from the coding sequence ATGACGGCCACCGAAACGGTTACCCGCACCTTCGTTCAAACACCGACGCTGAGCGCGCAAGGCTTGTTCAAGACCTACGGTCGGCGTTCCGTCGTGAAAGGCGTGGATCTCGAGATTTCGCGCGGGGAGATCGTGGCTTTGTTCGGTCCCAACGGCGCGGGCAAGACCACGACGTTTTACATGATGGTGGGCTTCGTGCGGCCCAACGCGGGCCGCATCACGCTGGGCGGTCAGGACGTCACGAAACTGCCCATGCATCGCCGCGCCCGCCTCGGGTTGGGCTACCTTCCGCAAGAGCCGAGCGCCTTTCGGCGCATGACCGCGCGCGACAACCTCCTGGCGATCTTGGAGTACCAAAAGCTCGCGAAGGCCGAGCAGGAGCGCCGCGCGGACGAACTCCTCGACGAGTTCGGCTTGACGCGAGTGGCGAACAACCTCGCCTTGTCGCTGTCGGGCGGCGAGCGTCGCCGCCTGGAAATCGCGCGGGCGCTCACGACCGACCCCGACTTCATCTTGCTCGACGAGCCTTTCACCGGCGTCGATCCGAAGAGCGTGCGTGAAATTCAGCGGCTCATCCGCGATCTGCGCGAGCGTCGCGGTCTCGGCGTGTTCATCACGGACCACAACGTCCGCGAGACGATGGCGCTGACCGACCGCGTGTACCTCATGTACGACGGCGAGGTGACCTTCAGCGGCACCCCGGACAGCTTCGGACGCAACGCGGACGTGAGGGCGCGCTACCTCGGCGACGACTTCGAACTTTAA
- a CDS encoding YggS family pyridoxal phosphate-dependent enzyme, with the protein MSLPEVLSRIREAELVAERPSESVRLVAVTKGRTPDEIRAHVLAHGEFALAENRGQELRDKRVELPNVEWHFIGTLQTNKLKYLRGVTLIHTLTRADHAAELARLAESWGSAPDVLLQLHNGEPQKHGVQLSEASSLYHQVSLMGLRVRGVMIMAPEGDPEGADRTFADAERLAGDLGLSELSMGMSDDFPLAIRHGATLVRVGRALFS; encoded by the coding sequence GTGAGCCTTCCTGAAGTTCTGAGCCGCATTCGAGAAGCCGAGCTTGTCGCCGAGCGTCCCTCCGAAAGCGTGCGTCTCGTCGCCGTGACGAAAGGTCGCACGCCCGACGAGATTCGCGCGCACGTCCTCGCCCACGGTGAGTTCGCCCTCGCCGAGAACCGCGGGCAAGAGCTCAGAGACAAGCGGGTCGAGTTGCCGAACGTCGAGTGGCACTTCATCGGCACGTTGCAGACGAACAAGCTGAAGTACCTGCGCGGCGTCACCCTCATCCACACGTTGACGCGCGCCGATCACGCCGCCGAACTCGCGCGCCTCGCCGAGTCTTGGGGAAGCGCGCCCGACGTCCTGCTTCAACTACACAACGGTGAGCCTCAAAAGCACGGCGTTCAGCTTTCCGAGGCGTCTTCGTTGTACCATCAGGTGTCTCTCATGGGCTTGCGAGTGCGCGGTGTGATGATCATGGCTCCGGAAGGAGACCCGGAAGGCGCCGACCGCACGTTCGCCGACGCCGAGCGCCTCGCGGGCGACCTCGGCTTGAGCGAGCTCAGCATGGGCATGAGCGACGATTTCCCCCTCGCGATTCGGCACGGCGCGACGCTCGTGCGCGTCGGCCGCGCTCTCTTCTCGTGA
- a CDS encoding DivIVA domain-containing protein gives MKLTPLDIRHQEFATAITGYNRKAVRAFLADVASQMEDLLRENLAQQERVLDLERRVEAYRTGEEELKRTLVSAERISAEMRSSAQRETELLLREAEAERDRVLGEVRVRSAELEAQHGARIVELESASRARASELESGFHARSTELENQYNTRFSELESSYAARFAMLEQTYSARAAAVEHEAMVRRTTLENSLARLKAERAQFLAQYRSLLAGFAELARQHEADLDDAADLAALRTSAMPTVDATPRSPLRDLVTDEPHANELLPEFSHSM, from the coding sequence ATGAAACTGACGCCGCTCGACATCCGACACCAAGAGTTCGCCACGGCCATCACGGGCTACAACCGCAAAGCCGTGCGAGCCTTCCTCGCCGACGTCGCCTCGCAGATGGAGGACTTGCTGCGCGAGAACCTCGCGCAGCAAGAGCGCGTGCTGGACCTCGAGCGGCGCGTCGAAGCGTACCGAACGGGCGAGGAGGAGCTCAAGCGCACCCTCGTGTCCGCCGAGCGCATCTCGGCCGAGATGCGCTCGTCCGCCCAACGGGAAACGGAATTGCTGCTGCGCGAAGCGGAAGCCGAACGCGACCGAGTCCTCGGCGAGGTGCGCGTGCGCTCGGCGGAACTCGAAGCGCAACATGGCGCGCGCATCGTGGAACTCGAAAGCGCCTCGCGCGCCCGCGCCTCCGAACTCGAAAGCGGGTTCCACGCGCGGTCCACCGAACTCGAAAACCAGTACAACACGCGCTTCTCCGAGCTCGAAAGCAGCTACGCGGCCCGCTTCGCCATGCTGGAGCAGACGTACTCGGCGCGCGCCGCCGCCGTCGAACACGAGGCGATGGTTCGCCGCACGACCCTGGAGAACTCGCTCGCACGCCTCAAGGCCGAACGCGCGCAGTTCCTCGCGCAGTACCGCTCTCTGCTGGCGGGATTCGCGGAGCTCGCCCGTCAACACGAGGCCGACCTCGACGACGCCGCCGACCTCGCCGCCCTACGAACCAGCGCCATGCCGACCGTCGACGCCACGCCGCGCTCACCGCTTCGCGATCTGGTGACGGACGAGCCTCACGCGAACGAACTGCTGCCCGAGTTTTCCCACTCGATGTGA